From the Winogradskyella forsetii genome, the window ACTATTTGTGGCTTATTTTTAGTGTCATTTTGTTCTCGTCAACCGACATAGCAGCACAACCAGATTCTTTATATTTTTTGAAAAAAAAGGAACTGCCTATAGAATTGGGATGGCGCACCAAAAAAGAAGTGGGTTTAACCCTTAATCAAGTCTCTTTCACTAATTGGAACGCGGGTGGAACCAATTCAATTACTGGTATAGTGAGTGGTAAGGCAACTGCAAAATACAAAAAGGAAAAATACTTTTGGAATTCCAATTTCAATGTACGCTATGGCTTAAATAAACAAGCAGATAGAGATATTAGAAAGACCGATGATGTTATTGAAGTAATTTCTAATGTTGGCTTAGAGAAAAACCCAACAAGTAATTGGTTCTATTCTGCAAAATTCAGTTTTAATTCACAATTGGCTAATGGCTATAACTATCCCAATAGAGATGAGCCTATATCACAATTTTTAGCACCTGGTTATATGTTTTTTGGTTTGGGTATGGAATATGGACGACATATTGAACGTTTATCGTTTTACGCTTCCCCATTCACTTTAAAAACCACATTTGTTTTAGATGATGATTTGGCAAATAGGGGCGCTTTTGGTGTCGATCCTGCAATTTATGATTTAGAAGGAAACATTTTAAGGGAAGGCAGTAAAGTAAGACAAGAATTGGGCATTTTATTGACTAACCAATACGAGGAAGAAATGTTCGAGAACATAAAAGTGACGAGTCTTCTGCGTTTATATACAGATTATATCAATAGTTTTGGGAATATTGATGTCGAATGGGAACTGAACTTAGACATGAAAGTCAATAAATACGTTAAAGCCACTCTGGGTTCGCATCTTAGGTATGATGACGATATTAAATCTGAAGTCGAAGTCAATGATATGACCAATGAAGAAATCGTAATTGAAGGTCCAAAACTACAGTGGAAGCAAATTTTAGGTGTTGGCGTCGTCGTAGATTTGGATAATATTATAAAGCCCAATGAATCTTCTTAATTCGTTGTATTCTTAGAGACTGCCTGCATTCAAATATTTATAATCTTCAAGTTCAGTAAGCTTTTCAATCTTTTTAGTGGTACCATTTTTAAGAAGGTAGATCACATCAGAAGATTCAATGATATGTTGATACATGTGGTCTGAAATAACAATGGCTTTCTTTTTCTTTTCTGCAGCGATAAGTTGCTTTACGGTTTCAATATGTAAAGGTGCTAAATGCGAAAAGGGTTCGTCTAAAAACACGATTTTACTTGTTGCTTTCAGAATAATATAGGTTTCAATAATACGTCTTTCGCCACCAGACAATGTTTTAAATTTTGAATGTTCGTAATTGGAAAATTCCTCAAAATCTTCGATAAAAGCATTCCAGTCCAGTTTATATAGTTTGAAAATAAAGGATAATTTAAATCCATCAGAAATAAAATTATATTGTGGTAGATATTTGGCAATTCCCGCAGAATACAAAGGCTTTAAAAGTGGTTTGCTGTCTAAGCGAACCAGCTTATATTTAGGCTTCAAATTTCCAAATGCAATGTTGAGTAAACTACTTTTTCCACAGCCGTTTCTACCTAAAATAGCAGTTACTTTTCCTGTTTCTGCTTTGAGGTAAATACCGTTTAAAATGCGTTTGTTCTTAAAGTAGAGTTCTACATTGTCTAATTCAAATATCAATTTTTAATTGTTTTTATATCGAGGTATTGTCTTTTATTTGATTGAATTTCAGTATTTTTTTCAGCCTAAAATTTGAATCGGGAATTTTTAAAAATTCAGTTATGTAAACTCTCTAAAAACGCTCAAATAAAAAACGGTCAAGATACAATCTATAAGAAACATAATCGAAAATAGCTTAAAAGGCGATATGCCCAAATTCTTGTAAAACGTTAATTTACGTTTATTCGGCGTTTCGCTCACATAATACCATGCAAAAACCGTAAGAAATATTTTGGTCGCTATGGCTGGTGCTATTTGCGCATTAAAAAAGGCGACAACAGCAGTAACCAGGAATGACCAAATCACAAATGGCTTATAAAAGGATAGTATAGCTAGGAAACGATACATAGTTAATGAATAACGTTATTTGGTGTCATTTATTTTTACATTAAAAATTTGATTTCCTTTAAATTTTATAAAAAGAACCTAGACCGCTGCGCTTATAGATTTTAGAGCCTAGACTAAAATTCGTTTCAAGTTGTTAATACTGTAACATTTTAAATTTCCATTTCTTAATTTTAAAAAGTGTGATTGCTACATTGTTCAAGTAAAAGAACTGAAGTTTTCATGAAGTCATCTTTCAGAGTCTTGTTTCTATTATCTAACAGCGAAGCGGTCTTTAATCTAAAAAAATTGTATTTTTGAAATCCAATTTTTGAAGAGCCATGTTAGAGAAAATACAGATTATAAAACAACGTTTTGATGAGGTAAATGACCTTATCATTCAACCCGATATTATATCCGATCAGCAACGCTACACTAAGCTGATGAAAGAATATAAGGATCTTAAACTTATTGTAGATAAAGGCGAAATTTATAAGGAAGCTTTAGATAATATTTCTGAAGCCGAAGAAATTATTGCGGATGGCTCTGATGCCGAAATGTTAGATATGGCAAAATTGCAACTCGATGAAGCAAAAGAGACCATTGATAAGCTAGAAGAAGAGATTCGTTTTATGCTGATTCCAAAGGATCCAGATGACGCTAAAAACGTGGTCGTGGAAGTACGTGCAGGAACAGGAGGTGACGAAGCCAGTATTTTTGCAGGCGATTTATACCGAATGTATTCCAAATATTGCATTGATAAAGGCTGGAAGGTCGATGTGGTGAGCCAGAGTGATGGAACATCTGGAGGATTTAAAGAGATCATATTTGAAGTTTCAGGTGAAGATGTTTACGGCACCTTAAAGTTTGAAGCTGGTGTACATCGTGTACAACGTGTACCACAAACCGAAACTCAAGGTCGTGTGCATACAAGCGCAGCAACAGTTATGGTGTTGCCAGAAGCAGAAGAATTTGATTATGAATTAGATATGACCGAAGTGCGTATAGAACGTACCACGTCAACTGGTCCTGGAGGGCAGTCGGTTAACACCACATATTCAGCCATTAAGTTACATCATGAACCTACGGGAATGATTGTGAGTTGTCAAGATCAGAAATCATCACACAAAAACTTAGAGAAAGCCTTAAAGGTGTTACGCTCGCGTTTATACGATTTAGAATTAGCAAAACAACAAGCTGCTGATTCTGAAAAACGAAAAAGCATGGTAAGCTCTGGCGACAGAAGTGCTAAAATTAGAACTTACAACTATCCGCAAGGACGAGTGACTGATCATAGAGTACCAGGTTTAACACTTTATGATTTATCAAATATCATTGATGGTGATATTCAAAAAATTATTGACGAATTAATGTTGGCTGAAAATACGGAGTTATTGAAGGCTAGTGATGATGTGATTTAGTTCCTGCGAAAGCAGGAATCTTATGAATTTAGAAGGCTTTTGAAAATAATTGTAGTAATATCACTTTTGCTTTTGAGTACAACCTGTATGGCTCAGGAAAATGATTCTATTTCTCAGTCAGAAAAAGAATGGATAGAATTGGTAAATTATACACCAAAGAATTTTATAGTTAACTTAAAGAATAAACCTATTAGTAAATTTTTGCAAACTGATTTGAATACAGTTTGGAAATTAAAGACGGCTTATGAAAAAAAAGAGAAGTTAAGCATTTATGAAATTCAATGGTTAGAAGACCTGGTAAATCAATTGGCAGTTGCATTTTTTCTTGAAAAAAAGCTAATAGTCTTAGAAAGTGTAGGCGGATATTCTGGTTGACCAGAACAATTATTGAATACCGAAATGAAAAATGAAATTAAAATTATCACTTTAAGTTTCTTTCAAGGAGGTTGTATTATAAATGAGAAAACTGAAAAATTTATTCAAATATTTAATAATAGAACTGAAAAACTGTTGTTGAATTTAAATAGAAATGTTGACTATTGAATATGACTACAAAGCAACTTACAACACAAATCCAAAAAAAGAAATCCTTCCTCTGCATAGGCTTAGACGTCGATTTAAATAAAATTCCACAACATTTATTAAAAGAAGAAGACCCCATCTTCGCTTTTAATAAGGCCATTATAGATGCCACACATCATTTATGCGTTGCCTACAAACCAAACACGGCATTTTACGAAGCTTACGGTATTAAAGGTTGGCGAGCTTTAGAAAAAACAATCGACTATCTCAACGAAAAACATCCTGAAATTTACACCATTGCTGACGCTAAACGAGGCGATATTGGTAATACAAGTACCATGTATGCCAAAGCGTTTTTTGAGGATTTAGGTTTCGATAGTGTAACGGTTGCACCTTATATGGGAAAAGATTCAGTAGAACCTTTTTTAGCTTTTAGGGATAAGCATACGATTCTTTTAGCCTTAACATCCAATCAAGGCGCTTTTGATTTTCAGACCAATCCCGAAATTTCGGGAGTAGATGGCGTGGAGTTATACAAAAAAGTTTTGGAAACCTCTAAATCTTGGCAAAATTCAGAAAACTTAATGTATGTGGTTGGTGCGACCAAAGCGGAGTTTTTAGCGGATATTCGTAACATTATTCCAGATAGCTTTTTGTTGGTACCAGGTGTTGGTGCCCAAGGTGGCAATCTTCAGGACGTGTGTAAATATGGTATGAATAGTTCGGTTGGTTTATTAATCAATTCATCACGTGGTATAATTTACGCTTCTCAAGATGAAGATTTTGCACAAGCCGCTGCCGCAAAGGCTGAGGAATTGCAGGTGCAAATGGCAGCTGTTTTGAGTAAAAAGTCTTAATTAAAAGTCACAGTTTATAGTTTTTCATATGAGTAAGCCTGAAAACTGATTCTACGACTAAAAACTAAAAAGATGAAGGATCAACTCAACAGAGAATTTCAACTAGAGAAAACCCCAAAACGAATCATCTCTCTAGTACCTTCCCAAACCGAATTGTTGGTCCATTTAGGTTTGGAAGCCTCAATCGTTGGTGTGACTAAATTCTATGTGCATCCAAAACATCTGCGACTATCAAAAAAGGTGGTTGGTGGCACAAAGCAAATCAATCTTCAGAAAATAATAGATTTAAATCCTGATATCATTCTTTGTAATAAAGAAGAAAATACAAAGAAAATGATTGCAGAACTGGAAACTATTGCGCCAATTCATATCAGTGATATTTACAATTTAGAAGATTGTTTTGAGTTGATAAAAATGTATGGCAATATATTTCAAGTTGAAAAACGTGCTTCAGAATTAATTTCAAATATTCGAAAAGAACGTAAGGCATTTCAACTTCAAATTACAACTAAAAAGCCGTTGAAAGTTGCTTATTTTATTTGGAAAAATCCATGGATGGTGGCAGCTTCAACTAATTTTATCGATGCTATGATCACCGAAGCCGGATTTACAAATGTGTTTAAAGCACAAGAGCGTTATCCAGAAATCGACTTAAATAATTCAAATTTAAAAGGGGCAGATCTTATTTTCTTGTCCAGCGAACCTTTTCCGTTTAAGTCGGATCATATTGCAGAATTGCAATCAAAATTTCCAGAAAAGACAATTAAAATTGTGGATGGCGAATTATTTTCTTGGTATGGCAGCCGTTTATTGAAGTCCTATCCGTATTTTAAAACGCTACATGATGAAACGCAAAAAGTCGATACTATCTAAAATACCGACTTCAACTAACTAATTCGAGATTTAACTAACTCAATCTTTTGCATTACAAAGATGCTTATATTCTGTGAGTTGAATGTTATGTTACTATTAGGATAGTATTAAATATAGATTAATTGGCCTGTAGCTTAGTATCGCCAACAACAAATTTGAGTTTGTTGATTTTATGAAGCACTTTGGTGGCTTTATACTCAGAAAAATCGCTTAACGCATGATCGGTTTGTCTTAAATTATAAGCCTCTTCAATGAGCTGCTTATATTTTTTATTTAGCTTTTTCTTTTTATTTAGAAGTCGATTTAAATTAGCCACAACGGAATGCGTTATTAGTTACTCGTTGAAAGTTAGTAATTTATATCTAAAAAGAATGTTAAAGCCTAAAAAAATATTTTATCTTTTTCTAGTCTTGCAAAGCAAATACCTTCCGCAATAAATCCGTAGTACGCGAAGACACTTGGTTTCTTATTTCTTTTTCCTCCACAGCAATCATGGTGTAAACCCCTTTTAAAGCTTCGCCAGTGACATAATCCGTTAGATCTGGATTCACGTTATTGGTTAAAGGCAAATTATTGTATTTGGTAATAAGATTCGTCCAAATTTGGTCAGCACCCACTTTACTGAATGAATTGTTGATTACTGGTTTGAATTTATCGTAAAGTGCCGTTTGTGTTTTCGAGGTTAAATAAGAGGTTGCTGCAGTATCATCGCCAAGCAATATATTTTTAGCATCATCAAACGTAATGCCTTTCACTGCATTTACAAAAATAGGTGTCGCTTCAGATACGGCATCCTCGGCCGCTCTATTCAGTACTTTTAAGCCTTCGTCAGCTAAACTGCTTAAGCCTATTTTTCGCAACGTTTCATCCACTTTTTTTAATTCATCGGGTAAAGCGATTTTTACCAATTCATTTCTGAAAAAGCCATCTTCTGCAGTTAACTTGGTCACTTGTTTGTCAATACCTAAGTCCAAGGCTTGTCGCAATCCGGCCGCAATATCAGCATTGCCTAATACGTCTCCTGTGCCTTCTGGTAAAGAATCAACTACCTGTTGTAATTCTGCACAAGCTGTTAAATTGAAAATAATAAGTAAAGCAAAGATTCTCTTAATCATGATTTGTTTTTTTAATTTGAACAAAGGTAATTTATTATGAATAAAACGGTTTCAATTTTTATGCCGTTTCTCAATTTGAAAACCGATTTAAATGTTTTTGTTAGTAATTAGACCTAATTAAAGTCATAAGTCACATTATCAGGAAAAAATAACAGTTTTATTATTAAACACCATGACCTTTCTATTAGCATGAAGTTTAATAGCATTAGATAGTACAATTTTCTCTAAATCGCGTCCTTTGGCAATTAAGTCTTTAATAGAATGTGAATGCGACACATGAGTAACACCTTGCTCTATGATTGGGCCTGCATCCAATTCTTCTGTAATATAATGACTTGTGGCTCCAATAATTTTTACACCACGCTTGTAGGCCGAGTGGTAAGGTTTTGCACCAACAAAAGCTGGTAAGAAGGAGTGGTGAATGTTAATAATTTTGTTCGGGTACTTATCGATTAAGGTTCCAGACACTATTTGCATATAACGTGCTAACACTATAAAATCAATTTGATGTTTCTCAAGTAGCTCCAATTGTTTTT encodes:
- a CDS encoding Lacal_2735 family protein → MANLNRLLNKKKKLNKKYKQLIEEAYNLRQTDHALSDFSEYKATKVLHKINKLKFVVGDTKLQAN
- a CDS encoding ABC transporter substrate-binding protein: MKDQLNREFQLEKTPKRIISLVPSQTELLVHLGLEASIVGVTKFYVHPKHLRLSKKVVGGTKQINLQKIIDLNPDIILCNKEENTKKMIAELETIAPIHISDIYNLEDCFELIKMYGNIFQVEKRASELISNIRKERKAFQLQITTKKPLKVAYFIWKNPWMVAASTNFIDAMITEAGFTNVFKAQERYPEIDLNNSNLKGADLIFLSSEPFPFKSDHIAELQSKFPEKTIKIVDGELFSWYGSRLLKSYPYFKTLHDETQKVDTI
- the pyrF gene encoding orotidine-5'-phosphate decarboxylase, coding for MTTKQLTTQIQKKKSFLCIGLDVDLNKIPQHLLKEEDPIFAFNKAIIDATHHLCVAYKPNTAFYEAYGIKGWRALEKTIDYLNEKHPEIYTIADAKRGDIGNTSTMYAKAFFEDLGFDSVTVAPYMGKDSVEPFLAFRDKHTILLALTSNQGAFDFQTNPEISGVDGVELYKKVLETSKSWQNSENLMYVVGATKAEFLADIRNIIPDSFLLVPGVGAQGGNLQDVCKYGMNSSVGLLINSSRGIIYASQDEDFAQAAAAKAEELQVQMAAVLSKKS
- a CDS encoding DUF3078 domain-containing protein; translation: MKNYLWLIFSVILFSSTDIAAQPDSLYFLKKKELPIELGWRTKKEVGLTLNQVSFTNWNAGGTNSITGIVSGKATAKYKKEKYFWNSNFNVRYGLNKQADRDIRKTDDVIEVISNVGLEKNPTSNWFYSAKFSFNSQLANGYNYPNRDEPISQFLAPGYMFFGLGMEYGRHIERLSFYASPFTLKTTFVLDDDLANRGAFGVDPAIYDLEGNILREGSKVRQELGILLTNQYEEEMFENIKVTSLLRLYTDYINSFGNIDVEWELNLDMKVNKYVKATLGSHLRYDDDIKSEVEVNDMTNEEIVIEGPKLQWKQILGVGVVVDLDNIIKPNESS
- a CDS encoding ATP-binding cassette domain-containing protein; this translates as MIFELDNVELYFKNKRILNGIYLKAETGKVTAILGRNGCGKSSLLNIAFGNLKPKYKLVRLDSKPLLKPLYSAGIAKYLPQYNFISDGFKLSFIFKLYKLDWNAFIEDFEEFSNYEHSKFKTLSGGERRIIETYIILKATSKIVFLDEPFSHLAPLHIETVKQLIAAEKKKKAIVISDHMYQHIIESSDVIYLLKNGTTKKIEKLTELEDYKYLNAGSL
- a CDS encoding DUF4197 domain-containing protein, which gives rise to MIKRIFALLIIFNLTACAELQQVVDSLPEGTGDVLGNADIAAGLRQALDLGIDKQVTKLTAEDGFFRNELVKIALPDELKKVDETLRKIGLSSLADEGLKVLNRAAEDAVSEATPIFVNAVKGITFDDAKNILLGDDTAATSYLTSKTQTALYDKFKPVINNSFSKVGADQIWTNLITKYNNLPLTNNVNPDLTDYVTGEALKGVYTMIAVEEKEIRNQVSSRTTDLLRKVFALQD
- the prfA gene encoding peptide chain release factor 1; this encodes MLEKIQIIKQRFDEVNDLIIQPDIISDQQRYTKLMKEYKDLKLIVDKGEIYKEALDNISEAEEIIADGSDAEMLDMAKLQLDEAKETIDKLEEEIRFMLIPKDPDDAKNVVVEVRAGTGGDEASIFAGDLYRMYSKYCIDKGWKVDVVSQSDGTSGGFKEIIFEVSGEDVYGTLKFEAGVHRVQRVPQTETQGRVHTSAATVMVLPEAEEFDYELDMTEVRIERTTSTGPGGQSVNTTYSAIKLHHEPTGMIVSCQDQKSSHKNLEKALKVLRSRLYDLELAKQQAADSEKRKSMVSSGDRSAKIRTYNYPQGRVTDHRVPGLTLYDLSNIIDGDIQKIIDELMLAENTELLKASDDVI